A stretch of the candidate division KSB1 bacterium genome encodes the following:
- a CDS encoding transglycosylase SLT domain-containing protein: protein MRAKKTTAWSYTPALVVFFGIVSLLFFMISIKYIINQKHETKIAELEETILQTKAAVTTDAVRQFNIQKVISIIDQYNTVMPRAKKYEIAEEIYNMSLKYPNLSVDLLCAAITHESAGTWDPAIKSPAGAIGLMQIMPATGMFIAAQEGIPWTSAVEILTDPIYNIRIGARYLSTLIELYDVDGGLAAYNSGEMRAALWMKSGKKAGILPKETQHYIPSIQRLYKEYASFTM, encoded by the coding sequence ATGAGAGCAAAAAAGACAACTGCCTGGTCGTATACTCCGGCTCTTGTCGTATTCTTCGGCATTGTTTCTTTGCTGTTTTTTATGATAAGTATAAAATACATCATCAACCAAAAACATGAAACGAAAATTGCCGAGTTGGAGGAAACGATTTTGCAGACCAAGGCGGCGGTAACCACGGATGCCGTCCGTCAATTCAACATTCAGAAGGTCATCTCGATCATCGATCAATACAACACCGTAATGCCGCGAGCGAAAAAGTACGAGATTGCCGAAGAGATCTACAACATGTCTCTAAAATATCCCAACCTCAGCGTCGATTTGCTGTGCGCAGCGATCACCCATGAAAGCGCGGGCACCTGGGATCCTGCCATCAAATCACCGGCCGGAGCTATTGGACTCATGCAGATTATGCCCGCCACAGGCATGTTTATCGCCGCGCAGGAAGGTATTCCGTGGACTTCCGCCGTCGAAATCCTGACGGATCCCATCTACAACATTCGCATCGGCGCGAGGTATCTCTCCACCTTAATCGAATTGTATGATGTCGACGGCGGCCTGGCCGCTTATAACAGCGGTGAAATGCGCGCCGCCCTCTGGATGAAAAGCGGCAAAAAAGCCGGTATTCTTCCCAAAGAAACACAGCATTACATCCCCT